TAAACCGTGAAGGTTTTTGTTTCCCAACCGAGAAGGTTTTTATAGTAAAGCCGAGAAGGTTTTGCTATTTATCTTGTTCAATTATTTAGCCACGATCCTTTCAATACATTATCAGATGTCACAAACAAATGCATAAAATGTTGAACGGTTCGCCATTTAATTACCAGATATTTTCATATAGACCCAACTAGTTACCCATGGCAAGTTTGGGTATTCACTTGTTAGCACCTTTTGCTTTTGTTTATGCAGTACCATGATTTTTATCCATTTAGACCCGATATAGTTACCTAACCCGCCCATTTGACACCTATGCAAGCAAAGTATCTAAGATTTATGAAACAAGAAATACCTGAGAATCTTCACTGCCACTAGCAATGAATGCTTGTTCAAGTCCACCAAAGCAAGCTTTAACAATAAAACGAGAGCGCTTGTGACCTTTGTACTTTGCAACGAGTCGAATGTGGCCCTCGATACTCCAAAGATGTAATTCTTCATTCACAAGACTGACAAGAACATACTTATTATCCCTAGATAATGTGAACGAAACTATCATCTGATCTTCCTCTATGCATCTTTCAGTTCTTGATTCTCTGTCAATTAGCAGTATCATTGTTTCTTTAGATATTGTAACTATTAACTTACCGTCACTCGTTAATTGCAAATCAGATATCTTAATAGTTTTTTGACCCTTTAAACACTCCATCTCTTTTCCATCCAAATCCCACATTATAATGCTTTTATCGGTTAACCCCGAGAATACGCATTTACCGTCTGGAGACCAACTGCACGAGATCAAACCGAGAAGCCCCTTTTCGTAAACGTGAAGGCATTCGCCAGAAGAAACATCCCAACGCCTCATGACTTCCTCTACGCCACATGTAAGAATCTGATCATCACCAGGGCTCCACGAAATGCTAGAAACTGGTTTTTGGTGGCCAATTAATCTATGTTTTAACGACACTTTACCGTCCGAATTAACCTTTAAAAAAACCACAAGTGTCAAGTTTAAATCGGGATGGAAATAACTAAAAGTCGATAAATAAAAAAAGTGTTACCTCCCAAATAATTGCTGAATTATCACTTGATGATGATGCTAAATACTTCCcattttgagaaaattgcaagttcCAAACTTCATCATTGTGATCTTTTAAGATCTATAATCCGAATAAATGATAAGAAATTGATGATATTGAGTAACAAAAATGAAAACGAGATTGGATTAACCATTAACGGACCTGAACTGTTTGTGAAGGAATATGATCTCGTCCACAATGATGATCGGTGAACAACGACGTTTCACCAACAGAAGAATTATGAAATAAGCAAGCTTCACGTTGTAAGTCGAGAGCTTGTTCTACTAATTGTAACAATCTTTTATCTGGTATCATCACACTTGGCGGGAACGATTTTTGCAGTTCCAAAAGTATCTCCGATCGAGCCTTGGGTTTGACCATTTTTTGAGCCGAAGTTCCATCAATGATCTTGTTTGTAGGAATCAAAAGAAAAGACGAAAGCTCGCGAACTTTATTGCTATTAATTGAAAGTGGCGATATCTCTGTCCTAAGCGTTTTCATAGCTTCTGTCAACTTTTCACAATCCAAAAATTCAAGAAATTTTTGCTCTAAAATTATGAGTGACGCCAACTTAATCACAGATTCATCCAATATTCCAATTTTGTGTAAAGATATTAAACTCTCGTCCCAATTACCATTAAGAATTTGGTCAATGAAGACCGTAACAGTAGACGAATGATAAGGTATTCCGGATTCTTCTTCGAGACACGCGCCGGTTTTACTATATCCAAGCGAATATAACGCCTCAGCTATAATTCGAACAAATTCAACTTTTTTAACTCCTTTTGTACCGATTACTTCATCACCCCCATGGGAATTTAGGGGCCGAGCCATTAATGAACAACTTGCAGGTTGTTTTACAAATGAACCGTTTGAAATAGTTTTTAGTTCTTTAGATGAAGCCTTCACACGTTTCGAGGGTGGTTCGTCATCATTCACATGTCCCATGAAATGCGCAtttaacccatatatatatataaccgcaACAAAAGTCTACAAAAATTGGATGAAATTTCTCGGGTACCTTCAATGAATCACAAATTACTCCATGAATAACAAACTTTATAATTAAGTAAAACAAaacgtaatcagataaactttaagACATTTGCCTACAAACGGGTAAACAGGTAACTCTTTTGCCAAGTTGGCACATTAAATACACATACACTATCAAAACCCATCACATACTTATATTAACACGGTCATATTTAAAGAAGGTGTTATAGACAACTTATATTATCTCTGATTGTCAATTTAGTTGCAAGTGATATCAGATTGGCTATATGCAATTGTTAGCTGAACATAAACCTATTGTTTAGCACATACATAAAAATTAGAGCCTGTAACCTTCAAACTTTTTGGTACTTGATCATGTGTTgtatattataaaaaataaaatgtATTATTGAATAAAAATAATCACTACTCATCAAACCTTGCTAACACAAGCCACTATCAATCTCCTTTAAATGCGATAAGCATATCATGAACACGAAAAAACACTAAACCGATATAATGCAATAACAAACTTATTTTCCTTACTAATTTCAGTTCCTCTTAAGCTACGGCCTACGGCATCACACGATATCTTAAATTGCGTTTAAAAACTAAAGAAACTAAAACTTTAGCTAGACGAAAATAGCCTGCGACCACAACTTTCTGGACCCCCAACATAACTACCTTATTACACATTTAataattttacaaaataaaaatgaaTAAATTAGAATAAAATGGATTTACATAATCATGTCTGTGAAAAACTGATTTCAGATTCAACACAAAGTCCAAACATCTCAAGAACAATCATGAATTTTATCGATTGATCATGAACACATCAACACCTATACAAATACATATTACACTTCatattaaaattaactaaaaatcaTATACAACTTACAGTTATTAAACTTACATTTGTATCACTCAAAGACCAATTAAAATCACAAATTTCATCATAAACCGATTATAAAATcaatcaatcaaacaatttcaatcACACAAAGAAATATATGACAGATCTAGGGTTACAATCACAAGTTACGTGCATTAGAAGCATACAGTaaagaatatatattatatatacacaaaGAAAGCGAGTGatatatccttattccatatccaattaataaaaataaatatattaatttaatatattaattattatggatAAAGGGGCATCGGCACCTGAGACGGTGGAAGAAGAAACCCTGGTGGGTGTAGAGTTGGGAAGACGGTGGAGAAGATTAACAACAACACTGATATGAAATGATTTGGTTTTCTACATCAAAAAGGGATTGAGGCATAGGGGTAAGCTTTTGGTAATTACCCAAATCAACAAGGGTAATTTGGGAATAATTATATTTTCAATCATTATATCATAGGGATGCCAATTATCATCCGATTCATCGGATATCCATCAGATTCACCCGTTTCGTGATGGATATGaatgaacttaaatggatatggatacgaatatgaatatggatgaacctaaatgaatatggatacgaatattgatgaaaagtttcatccatagaAATATCTATTAACACCCGAAATAAATATATGAATACATAAATacaaatatatgcttacatatttactctTAAAATGCATTTACCGTTATATTTACATTTTGCTTTCAACCTTAAAatgaaataactatgatatattacaataaaacatgtatGTCTAACAAAATAAAcgaataaaaaaatacttattccaTTTTTTATAATCTATTTTTAATAGTAAATTCAACAAATGTGTtctatcttcgacaaagattataCATTCGTGTGATTATATTttgattatgttatgttatatatatttttactatactacgtttttgttttcatcgcatattaaaaaaatattataacaTCCTTTTAATATTCAAtgtatatccattaacccgcttcattcAGTGGATATAGATATGAATGGATGAAcaacaattaaataaatatgaatatgatatggatgaacaaaaactaaatagatatggatatggatacggcatcacccgattcatatccgatccattgtcgtCCGTTACACTATAGGAATGTTCAAAATTTGGATTCAAGTTGATTAACTCGAAAACTAAACCGAATGAAAACTGAAAAACAAAtcaattttaaatttgttttcagtTCGATTTTAAGATCTAAATTCAAATTCCACACTGGAAAGCTATCAACTAACCTGTAAGAAGACTCTTTCTTGGGGCTTCTTCTTAGTCCGTTAGGTAGTTTCCTAGAGCTATTAACTAGACCGAAAGGGGAATAACGACCAGTTTTTCTAGCGATGTACAATTCTTTTGGTATATGAAATCTCGATGTCTAGGTCAATTCAATATCGAACAGAAAGGTAGCAATTCTTTTGGCACAGTCGTTTGGTATATGCAATTGAGAAGCCAAAGTCAGATAGAAGGGCTTGCCTTCCGCACTTTCGTATACCAAATACGAATTGAGAAGTGACTTTGTATAAAAGTACATTGTACCATCAGTCAATCAAATTTCTCCTATCCATTTAGAACTGGATTTTGTACCAACTAAACCTAAGCCAATAGAGCGTCTTGCCTTCGCAATGTCGAAGGAGAAATGTAGTCAATGCTTTCATAGATGCCATACAACCATCCTTTCCGCTCCTAGTCCAAGAAGAGCTTTCCCTCCTTCACTTATTTAAAGTCTATTTAACCAAATAGCGAATTCAAAATCGAAATCAACTAATAAGATACTATATtactaagatatatatatatacatatatatatatatatatatacatatatatatgaaatgtcccgttcttattgattaaaaacgttccatattaattgatttcgttgcgaggttttgacctctatatgagacgtttttcaaagactgcattcattttaaaacaaaccataacctttatttcatcaataaaggtttaaaaagctttacgtagattatcaaataatgataatctaaaatatcctgtttacacacgaccattacataatggtttacaatacaaatatgttacaacaaaataagtttcttgaatgcagtttttacacaatatcatacaagcatggactccaaatcttgtccttatttaagtatgcgacagcggaagctcttaataatcacctaagaataaacatgcttaaaacgtcaacaaaaatgttggtgagttataggtttaacctatatatatcaaatcgtaacaatagaccacaagatttcatatttcaatacacatcccatacatagagataaaaatcattcatatggtgaacacctggtaaccgacaataacaagatgcatatataagaatatccccatcattccgggacacccttcggatatgatataaatttcgaagtactaaagcatccggtactttggatggggtttgttaggcccaatagatctatctttaggattcgcgtcaattagggtgtctgttccctaattcttagattaccagacttcataaaaaggggtatattcgatttcgataattcaaccatagaatgtagtttcacgtacttgtgtctattttgtaaatcatttataaaacctgcatgtattctcatcccaaaaatattagattttaaaagtgggactataactcactttcacagatttttacttcgtcgggaagtaagacttggccactggttgattcacgaacctataacaatatatatacatatatatcaaagtatgttcaaaatatatttacaacacttttaatatattttgatgttttaagtttatcaagtcagctgtcctcgttagtaacctacaactagttgtccacagttagatgtacagaaataaatcgataaatattatcttgaatcaatccacgacccagtgtatacgtatctcagtattgatcacaactcaaactatatatattttggaatcaacctcaaccctgtatagctaactccaacattcacatatagagtgtctatggttgttccgaaatatatatagatgtgtcgacatgataggtcgaaacattgtatacgtgtctatggtatctcaagattacataatatataatacaagttgattaagttatggttggaatagatttgttaccaattttcacgtagctaaaatgagaaaaattatccaatcttgttttacccataacttcttcattttaaatccgttttgagtgaatcaaattgctatggtttcatattgaactctattttatgaatctaaacaaaaaaagtataggtttctagtcggaaaaataagttacaagtcgtttttgtaaaggtagtcatttcagtcgaaagaacgacgtctagatgaccattttagaaaacatacttccactttgagtttaaccataatttttggatatagtttcatgttcataataaaaatcattttctcagaataacaacttttaaatcaaagtttatcatagtttttaattaactaacccaaaacagcccgcggtgttactacgacggcgtaaatccggttttacggtgtttttcgtgtttccaggttttaaatcattaagttagcatatcatatagatatagaacatgtgtttagttgattttaaaagtcaagttagaaggattaacttttgtttgcgaacaagtttagaattaactaaactatgttctagtgattacaagtttaaaccttcgaataagatagctttatatgtatgaatcgaatgatgttatgaacatcattactaccttaagttccttggatgaacctactggaaaagagaaaaatggatctagcttcaatggatccttggatggctcaaagttcttgaagcaaaatcatgacacgaaaacaagttcaagtaagatcatcacttgaaataagattgttatagttatagaaattgaaccaaagtttgaatatgattattaccttgtattagaatgataacctactgtaagaaacaaagatttcttgaggttggatgatcaccttacaagattggaagtgagctagcaaacttgaaagtattcttgattttatgaaactagaacttttggaatttatgaagaacacttagaacttgaagatagaacttgagagagatcaattagatgaagaaaattgaagaatgaaagtgtttgtaggtgtttttggtcgttggtgtatggattagatataaaggatatgttattttgttttcatgtaaataagtcatgaatgattactcatatttttgtaattttatgagatatttcatgctagttgccaaatgatggttcccacatgtgttaggtgactcacatgggctgctaagagctgatcattggagtgtatataccaatagtacatacatctaaaagctgtgtattgtacgagtacgaatacgggtgcatacgagtagaattgttgatgaaactgaacgaggatgtaattgtaagcatttttgttaagtagaagtattttgataagtgtattgaagtctttcaaaagtgtataaatacatattaaaacactacatgtatatacattttaactgagtcgttaagtcatcgttagtcgttacatgtaagtgttgttttgaaacttttaggttaacgatcttgttaaatgttgttaacccaatgtttataatatcaaatgagattttaaattattatattatcatgatattatcatgtatgaatatctcttaatatgatatatatacattaaatgtctttacaacgataatcgttacatatatgtctcgtttaaaaatcattaagttagtagtcttgtttttacatatgtagttcattgttaatatacttaatgatatgtttacttatcatagtatcatgttaactatatatatatccatatatatgtcatcatatagtttttacaagttttaacgttcgtgaatcaccggtcaacttgggtggtcaattgtctatatgaaacatatttcaattaatcaagtcttaacaagtttgattgcttaacatgttggaaacatttaatcatgtaaatatcaatctcaattaatatatataaacatggaaaagttcgggtcactacagtacctacccgttaaataaatttcgtcccgaaattttaagctgttgaaggtgttgatgaatcttctggaaatagatgcgggtatttcttcttcatctgatcttcacactcccaggtgaactcgggtcctctacaagcattccatcgaaccttaacaattggtatcttgttttgcttaagtcttttaacctcacgatccattatttcgacgggttcttcgatgaattgaagtttttcgttgatttggatttcatctaacggaatagtgagatcttctttagcaaaacatttcttcaaattcgagacgtggaaagtgttatgtacagccgcgagttgttgaggtaactcaagtcggtaagctactggtccgacacgatcaataatcttgaatggtccaatataccttggatttaatttccctcgtttaccaaatcgaacaacgcctttccaaggtgaaactttaagcatgaccatctctccaatttcaaattctatatcttttcttttaatgtcagcgtagctcttttgtcgactttgggcggttttcaaccgttgttgaatttggatgatcttctcggtagtttcttgtataatctccggacccgtaatctgtctatcccccacttcactccaacaaatcggagacctgcactttctacaataaagtgcttcaaacggcgccatcttaatgcttgaatggtagctgttgttataggaaaattctgctaacggtagatgtcgatcccaactgtttccgaaatcaataacacatgctcgtagcatgtcttcaagcgtttgtatcgtcctttcgctctgcccatcagtttgtggatgataggcagtactcatgtctagacgagttcctaatgcttgctgtaatgtctgccagaatcttgaaataaatctgccatccctatcagagataatagagattggtattccatgtctggagacgacttccttcaaatacagtcgtgctaacttctccatcttgtcatcttctcttattggtaggaagtgtgctgatttggtgagacgatcaactattacccaaatagtatcaaaatcacttgcagtccttggcaatttagtgatgaaatccatggtaatgttttcccatttccattctgggatttcgggttgttgaagtagacctgatggtttctgatgctcagctttaaccttagaacacgtcaaacattctcctacgtatttagcaacatcggctttcatacccggccaccaaaaatgtttcttgagatccttgtacatcttccccgttccaggatgtattgagtatctggttttatgagcttctctaagtaccatttctctcatatctccaaattttggtacccaaatcctttcagccctataccgggttccgtcttcccgaatattaagatgcttctccgatcctttgggtatttcatcctttaaatttccctcttttaaaactccttgttgcgcctcctttatttgagtagtaaggttattatgaatcattatattcatagattttactcgaatgggttctctgtccttcctgctcaaggcatcggctaccacatttgccttccccgggtggtaacgaatctcaaagtcgtaatcattcaataattcaatccacctacgctgcctcatattcagttgtttctgattaaatatgtgttgaagacttttgtggtcggtatatataatacttttgaccccatataagtagtgcctccaagtctttaatgcaaaaacaaccgcgcctaattccaaatcatgcgtcgtataattttgttcgtgaatcttcaattgtctagacgcataagcaatcaccttcgttcgttgcattaatacacaaccgagaccttgctttgatgcatcacaataaatcacaaaatcatcattcccttcaggcaatgacaatataggtgccgtagttagctttttcttcaataactgaaacgctttctcttgttcatcattccattcaaatttcttccctttatgcattaatgcagtcaagggttttgctattctggaaaagtcttggatgaaccttctgtagtaaccagctagtcctaaaaactggcgtatgtgtttcggagttttcggggtttcccacttttcaacagtttctatctttgccagatccagcttaataccttctttgttcactatgtgaccgaggaattgaacttcttccaaccaaaatgcacactttgaaaacttagcgtacaattcttccttcctcaatacttctaacacctttctcaaatgttcaccgtgttcttggtcattctttgagtaaataagtatgtcatcaatgaaaacaatgacaaacttgtcaaggtatggtccacacactcggttcataaggtccatgaacacagctggtgcattagttaaaccaaacggcatgaccataaactcgtaatgaccgtaacgtgttctgaaagcagtctttggaatatcatcttctttcacccgcatttgatgatacccggaacgtaagtcaatctttgaataaacagacgagccttgtagttgatcaaataagtcgtcgattctcggtagtgggtagcggttcttgatggtaagtttgttcaactctcggtagtcgatacacaacctgaatgtaccatctttcttcttgacaaacaaaacaggagctccccacggtgatgtgcttggtcgaatgaaaccacgctctaaaagttcttgtaattggctttgcagttctttcatctcgctgggtgcgagtctgtaaggagcacgagctattggtgcagctcctggtacaagatctatttgaaattcaacggatcgatgtgggggtaatcccggtaattctttcggaaatacatcgggaaattcttttgcaatgggaacatcattgatgctcttttcttcagtttgtactttctcgacgtgtgctagaacagcatagcaaccttttcttattagtttttgtgccttcaaattactaataagatgtagcttcgtgttgcccttttctccgtacaccattaagggttttcctttttctcgtataatgcgaattgcatttttgtaacaaacgatctccgctttcacttctttcaaccagtccataccgattatcacatcaaaactccctaactctactggtatcaaatcaatcttaaatgtttcgctaaccagtttaatttctcgattccgacatatattatctgctgaaattaatttaccatttgctaattcgagtaaaaatttactatccaaaggcgtcaatggacaacttaatttagcacaaaaatctctactcatatagcttctatccgcacccgaatcaaataaaacgtaagcagatttattgtcaataagaaacgtacccgtaacaagctccgggtcttcctgtgcctctaccgcattaatattgaaaactcttccacggccttgtccattcgtgttctcctggttcgggcaatttctaataatgtggcctggttttccacatttataacaaactacattggcataacttgctccgacactacttgctccgccattactcgttccgacaccatttgttcctttcgttctattaacccctggtccgtagacctcacacttcgccgcgctatgaccatttcttttacacttgttgcaaaatttggtgcagaaccccgagtgattcttttcacacctttggcataattgcttctgattgttgttgttgttgcggttattattgttgttgggatgattgttgtagttgctgttgttgttgttgttgttgttgttgttgggccgtttgttgtagttgcgattgatgttgcgattgttgggataattgttgcgattattgttgtaattgctgttgttgttgtattggtgattcttatcaccgttttcctcccactttcttttgacttgcttcacattggcctcttcagcagtctgttctttaattctttcttcaatctggttcactagtttgtgagccattctacatgcctgttgtatggaggcgggctcgtgtgaacttatatcttcttggattctttccggtaatcctttcacaaacgcgtcgatcttctcttcctcatcttcgaatgctcccggacacaataggcacaattctgtgaatcgtctttcgtacgtggtaatatcaaatccttgggttcgtaaccctctaagttctgtcttgagcttattgacctcggttctgggacggtacttctcgttcatcaagtgcttgattgttgaccatggtagtgcgtacgcatcatcttgtcccacttgctctagataggtattccaccatgttaacgcagaacctgtgaaggtatgcgtagcgtacttcactttgtcctcttcagtacacttacttatggcaaacaccgattcaaccttctcggtccaacgtttcaatccgatcggtccttcggttccatcaaattccaaaggtttgcaggcagtgaattctttgtaggtgcatcctacacgatttcctgtactgctagatccaaggttattgttgg
This window of the Rutidosis leptorrhynchoides isolate AG116_Rl617_1_P2 chromosome 7, CSIRO_AGI_Rlap_v1, whole genome shotgun sequence genome carries:
- the LOC139856977 gene encoding WD repeat-containing protein 26 homolog, whose amino-acid sequence is MGHVNDDEPPSKRVKASSKELKTISNGSFVKQPASCSLMARPLNSHGGDEVIGTKGVKKVEFVRIIAEALYSLGYSKTGACLEEESGIPYHSSTVTVFIDQILNGNWDESLISLHKIGILDESVIKLASLIILEQKFLEFLDCEKLTEAMKTLRTEISPLSINSNKVRELSSFLLIPTNKIIDGTSAQKMVKPKARSEILLELQKSFPPSVMIPDKRLLQLVEQALDLQREACLFHNSSVGETSLFTDHHCGRDHIPSQTVQILKDHNDEVWNLQFSQNGKYLASSSSDNSAIIWEVNSDGKVSLKHRLIGHQKPVSSISWSPGDDQILTCGVEEVMRRWDVSSGECLHVYEKGLLGLISCSWSPDGKCVFSGLTDKSIIMWDLDGKEMECLKGQKTIKISDLQLTSDGKLIVTISKETMILLIDRESRTERCIEEDQMIVSFTLSRDNKYVLVSLVNEELHLWSIEGHIRLVAKYKGHKRSRFIVKACFGGLEQAFIASGSEDSQVYIWHRGSGELIETLGGHSGAVNCISWNPTKPHMMASASDDRSIRIWGLKQLHTKRKDKGKLPTQNGNHYYSNGTTV